One Capricornis sumatraensis isolate serow.1 chromosome 8, serow.2, whole genome shotgun sequence genomic region harbors:
- the LOC138084302 gene encoding protein CD300H-like isoform X2 → MQLLVALLLLCVPGSLSLSGPSTVTGAVGDSLSVECCYEEAYRAFHKYWCRQPCFPLWQRTVQTSGPEVEVKSGRVSITDRPEDLAFTVTLESLTADDAGKYRCGVATILKEEGLLSFLPDPFFQVQVIVSPASSSNSSAWTSGSPSQQQGPLLGSTHFLLLVFLKVPLLLGMLGAVLWVNRPQRAVCGETEPV, encoded by the exons ATGCAGCTGCTGGTGGCTCTGCTACTTCTCTGCGTCCCAG GTTCTTTGTCCCTGAGTGGCCCCAGCACCGTGACGGGCGCTGTGGGGGACTCCCTGAGTGTGGAGTGTTGCTACGAAGAGGCATACAGGGCATTTCACAAATACTGGTGCAGACAGCCATGCTTCCCGCTTTGGCAGCGGACTGTGCAGACCAGCGGGCCTGAGGTGGAGGTGAAGAGCGGCCGGGTGTCCATCACAGACCGTCCGGAGGATCTCGCCTTCACAGTGACCTTGGAAAGCCTCACTGCAGACGATGCAGGGAAATACAGGTGTGGGGTTGCAACGATTCTAAAGGAAGAAGGACTCCTCAGCTTCCTGCCTGATCCTTTTTTCCAGGTTCAAGTGATTGTCTCCCCAG CCTCCAGTAGCAACAGCTCTGCGTGGACCTCCGGATCACCCAGCCAGCAGCAGGG GCCCCTGCTGGGCAGCACCCACTTCCTGCTCCTGGTCTTCCTGAAGGTGCCTCTGCTCCTGGGCATGCTCGGTGCTGTCCTCTGGGTCAACAGGCCTCAGCGGGCAGTTTGTGGGGAGACAGAACCAGTCTGA
- the LOC138084302 gene encoding protein CD300H-like isoform X1: MQLLVALLLLCVPGSLSLSGPSTVTGAVGDSLSVECCYEEAYRAFHKYWCRQPCFPLWQRTVQTSGPEVEVKSGRVSITDRPEDLAFTVTLESLTADDAGKYRCGVATILKEEGLLSFLPDPFFQVQVIVSPASIAASSSNSSAWTSGSPSQQQGPLLGSTHFLLLVFLKVPLLLGMLGAVLWVNRPQRAVCGETEPV; the protein is encoded by the exons ATGCAGCTGCTGGTGGCTCTGCTACTTCTCTGCGTCCCAG GTTCTTTGTCCCTGAGTGGCCCCAGCACCGTGACGGGCGCTGTGGGGGACTCCCTGAGTGTGGAGTGTTGCTACGAAGAGGCATACAGGGCATTTCACAAATACTGGTGCAGACAGCCATGCTTCCCGCTTTGGCAGCGGACTGTGCAGACCAGCGGGCCTGAGGTGGAGGTGAAGAGCGGCCGGGTGTCCATCACAGACCGTCCGGAGGATCTCGCCTTCACAGTGACCTTGGAAAGCCTCACTGCAGACGATGCAGGGAAATACAGGTGTGGGGTTGCAACGATTCTAAAGGAAGAAGGACTCCTCAGCTTCCTGCCTGATCCTTTTTTCCAGGTTCAAGTGATTGTCTCCCCAG CCTCCATCGCAGCCTCCAGTAGCAACAGCTCTGCGTGGACCTCCGGATCACCCAGCCAGCAGCAGGG GCCCCTGCTGGGCAGCACCCACTTCCTGCTCCTGGTCTTCCTGAAGGTGCCTCTGCTCCTGGGCATGCTCGGTGCTGTCCTCTGGGTCAACAGGCCTCAGCGGGCAGTTTGTGGGGAGACAGAACCAGTCTGA